The following nucleotide sequence is from Harmonia axyridis chromosome 5, icHarAxyr1.1, whole genome shotgun sequence.
CCCACAAGGTACTGATCAATCCCTCTCATGAATTTGACGTCAAAAATAGTTGTAATTTCCaatcagaaaaaatatgaaataacgaTTTTTCAGGAATGCTTGAGCCAAAATATCCTTGCATGCAGAGTTATTCTACTGATGACGTAATTAATGCTTGCGACAGTCGTGATTCTTATgtgtttaaaaaatttttaaacgcTGCTATTTATGTGGAAAAAACTATTAAGAAAATGAAGCCTGACCTTCAAAATTATGAGAAACATTTGACCGATtcgatcaaaataatgaaaaccaAAAGGTAACACCGTCACCAGTAATTATTGTATCgcaaaaatcaatgaaagtaTTTCTTGAAGGTGTTCTTGCTACATTGACGCAGATAGCTGCCCTTGCCACCCAACAATGGCTTCAGGGGATGGCTTGAAATGTACAAGAAGTGACACTCAGGTCAATTGCGAAAACACAGGATTTTTGCAGGATTTGGAGAAACtcaagaatatcaacaaaaatatcaataaaaccaTATTAGCCAAACGTcctatgcaaaaaaaaatatctaaacaGGATCCTGTTATCCAAAATAAAAACCCGAAACCAATATTCAAGCTGGATTTGTCCAAGTTGGATGAGGGTATATCACCAAGAGCTGTTCCATCTGAAACTGAACTGGGCAAAGGCAGAAACAAGGTTAATTCGAAAATATACGGGGAAACAGGaacaaaaatcaaagaaaattcgATCGCAGAGGTTGATCCTAAAAATGACATAGTTTTCGTTGCTAAAAGCAAAGAACAGAGCGATGACGACTCAGGTAGCACAACATCGAGTTCTTCAACACTTAGTACATGCTCTCAAATAACCGTCAAAAGAAGTGATAAAGCTGTTGCTTCTGAATCCAAGGTATCACTATCTACTTTGACTTCATTTACACCATCTGAAAACAATAGCGTTAGGCAATGGTTATCGAAAAAGCTAGAAGAGCAAAGGAAAAAGAATCTTGCCCAAAAAGAGGAGGAGCGTAAAAAACAATTAGAACGGGATAAAATCCTTGAGCAAGAAcgagaaaacttcaaaatatgGCTGGCGTCGAAGAAAAGAGATGAAGATAAAAGAAAAGCTGAAATGGAAAGACAGCGGCAATTGGATCAATTAAGAGACTTGGAAAAACAGAAAAGACATCTCGAGAATCAAATCAAATATCAGATATGGTTGAAGAGGAAGGAGGAAGCTGATATAGGTAATTTTTTCGGCCGGAGTAATGAGGAGATATTTCCAGTTTAATGATTTCAGAAAAGAAGAACCAggaacaattgaaaattttacaggCACAGATAGAGAGAGAGCGAAGGTCCATAGCAAATCAGAAAGCGTTCGAAGAATGGCTAGAGTTTTCAAAAAATAAGCCTAGGCCACTTCCGCTCAATAAAGGACTTGATAGTAAGTCAACTATATTTCAAAGAAAGTTTCTGTTATCAGCTTTTACAGGTTTGAGATCATCTCTCTCTGTTACCTATGTCAATCCTGTTCCTTGGGTACCTAACATAGATTTAAAGCCAGCTtcacagtaaaaaaaaataaaatattcagaattgtaTAAGCTATTGAAATACATATTTATACAATTATATTCTTGTTTTATAAAATACATATCTATAGATGATTTATTATGTTTCAATTCAACATAAATTTACATCGTAGACAAAATAATTGTAAAACACATCAAAACAGGCTCTCATAGGAgtaaaaattctttggaaaatacATTCTCTATTTACAAAGATTTTTCATAGAAGTTCAATTCAATTATATGATGTTCATATACATATGAATGTAGAAAATTTACAAATAATTCATCATATAAGTAATTAATGAATGTGGTTCACATCCAATTTTCTCTTCATGGATATAGGttcaagaaatttcattttttgataatgGAGAATTCTAATGTTGAGTTGAAGTCGCGTCTATCTTGTGGTGAAGCTGAAAGCATGTCGGGGCAAAAAAACTGAACAtttctattcatgaatggaCCATCATGTACAACAATGCAAGATCTATCAAGAATAGGTTGGATGAATTATGCGCCACTGTCTCTTCGCTTAattccaaaattatttttatctcCGAAACCTGGTTGCATGATGGCATCACCGATGGCTGCTGTGGTATCCAGGGCATCAAATTATATCGCAGTAATAATAACACCAATAGAGGTTATGGAGGGGTGGGTATATACTTAGTAGATGATATAGTTAATTTCTTTAAAGTGGAATCTATAATTCACGATTTCCCCGGAATCGATAACCTTTTTCTCCGGTTGAATTCTCGATATTTCTCTGCATTGATCAGTTGCATATATCGACCTCGTGCTTCTCCTTCAGACTCCCTACTTCGCGATCTCCTTGACTCTCTCTCGCGGAGTACTCAAAATCTTCTGATAACCGGCGATTTCAATTATCCCGACATCACGTGGACCAATAGTTCTAACCCATCAGGCAATTCACCATCTGCCTTTTTTCTCTCCTCCATTGACGAGGCCGGACTTGCTCAACTGATAACTCGTCCAACACGATATTGTCTGGGACAAAACCCATCCACCCCGGATTTACTTATGACCAACGATCGAGAACTAATCTGTGAGATTGAATATCATGAACCAATCGGACGTTCTGACCATTGTGTGTTAACAGGTACAGGTTTTCAGTTTAGCCCCGTTTTGCTGGTGAGGTCTACGTTGAGAACCTATACAAGAATCGGCTTCGAGCAGCTGAGGGATCGTTTGTCCTGCGTAGATTGGGATGACATTTGGAATGTTGGAGAAGATGACTCTATGTGGGAGTCAGTTCAGAGTTCTGCTCTCCAGAGAAATAAAATCCTGCTCGTACTCAAGGGTCGCCAGAATAAACCCATCCAAACCATGGATTAATGACCACATCTTGGACACCATTCGTATAAGGAAAAACCTATGGCAGCGTTATCTGCGGTACAGAACACAGGAGAATTATGATAGGCATCGGCGGTACTCTAATCGACTATCTACAATCCTCAGAAAGGCTAGAGCCGAATTATGAGGATCGATTGGCGTCCTCGGGAAATCGGAAGAGATTCTTCAAACATGTGCGCTCCACGTTAAATTCAAAGGTCTCAATTCCTCTACTGCGAAGATCATCTGACGTTAACTGCCGTGATGAGGATGAAGCAGCCACCATGTTTGCTGAGGCTTTCACTCATGAGCCACCCGGAGTTATACCCGGGGTTGGAGTGCCGCGGTTCACAGCCTCTCTTGATTCTGTGGAAGTAActgagaaaattattgatttagCTTGATGCCTCCAGTGCCCCTGGACCTGACGATCTACCTGCCTTGGTACTCAAATCTTGTGCCAGCCAAATATCGAGACCCCTCACTGAAATTATCCGTTCTTCACTCAGTTCAGCCCGAGTACCAAAGGCATGGCGAATGGCGAAAAAAACCCCCATTTTCAAAACAGGAGACAGACTATCAGCATCTAATTATCGCCCCATCAGCTTAACCCCTATAGTAGCAAAAGTCGCTGAAAAAATGATCTGCTCGCGCATGCTCTCCTTTTTGGTTTCGAACAAGATAATTTCAGATTGTCAGCACGGTTTTGTACCCAGCCGCTCTGTGATTACGTGTCTGCTTCAATCCCTGAATTCATGGACAAAGTCCCTTGATTCGAACTCGCCAGTGGATGTGGTCTATTTAGAGTTCTCAAGAGCATTCGATCGCGTTCCCCTAAGAAGACTTCTTCTCAAACTAAGCCATTTTGGTATCAGAGGGAAATAACTCAAATGGATCGAGTCATTTTTGAGTGATCGAAAGTTCACGGTCAGAGTCGGTGCATCCTCTTCTAGTAGCAGGATTGTTATTAGTGACGTACCACAGGGTTCTGTGCTCGGCCCACTGCTATTTCTGATTTATGTAGCTGATCTTCCACAACTAGTATCCTCTGAGTGTTCAGCTTATGCGGATGATTTCAAATTGTTCGCCCATGCTTTCTCTTCTACGATCCAGAGTGATCTTGATCGTGTCTCTGAATGGTGTCAGGAATAGCTTCTCCCCCTAAATATTCAAAAGTGCCAGGTTTTACATTTGGGCAAGAATAATCCGCAGAGACAGTACAACATTGATGGTGTTCCACTTCAAACTGCCGAACAACATAGCAATTTAGGTGTGATCATGTCATCTGATCTATCTTGGTCGGCTCATGTCGAGAGTGTTGTGTCAAAGGCGAAGAGAATGGTACATCTAATAAGAAAGGCCTTCCCCAGGTGTTCTATGAGTACAGCTTAGACTCTGTATACCACGTATGTACGGCCCATCATGGAGCTGCCGGTCCTGTTTGGGCGGCGGCACTTGCGGGTGATCGGGAGAGGCTCGAGCAGGTTCAGCGGTATGCAACGCGAGTGCCATATGGTGTGATTCGCCCGAACTATAGCGAAAGATTGCGCCTGTTCGGTCTTCGCTCTTTCCATGAACGCCGTGAACAGTGATTTGATAGTGTCCTATAGAGCGTTACACGGTCTGTTCGGTTGTGATCTGAGCAACTTGTTTGCCCACAATACTAACAATCTTCGTGGCCACCAGCTGAAATTGTACCACGAAAACTATCGGACTTCTCAAAGGCAACATTTCCTCTGCAACAGGGTGTTTGATAGGTGGAATTCACTACCAGGCCGGATAGTAGGCGCCCCAAGTGTGAATACTTTTAAAAATCTGTTGGATGCACTTTAATTTCGTTTTCCTTTGATTTAGGGTATTGGTgttatgtaaatttttctgtattttttcctgAGATTTATAGGCTTTTATGCCTCTTCTCTTATCCATtttgtgataataataataataaaacatgtttcaaaacttatatttttattctaaataattaaaacaattaATATTTGGAGAAAATTTTAGTGCAAAATCATTGTTATATTTGGCTACTTTTTATTCAAAACTAGTAGGTAGGCGATCACTAACTAAAAATATCACATTTTtcactaaaataaatactttgaTAAAAAAGGCATATTACCCAACAGCAATTTATACAGTAATGGTATTACCTGTGTGCAACAACCAAACCAATAAAAACTTtctgtaaaaaataaaataggaaACATAATaaaagtaataaaataaaagatGTTTAGGATACTGcaataggaacaatatttttgtaCATATTAAATACTTATTGCTTCTCACTCAATGATACAGCTGAAAATGGAATCCTTCATGGAATATCAAGATACTCTTTGAAGGTTATAATTTTGGATATATCTGAAAAATTATGCTGTATTCTAATaggttaatttttcatttttcataaatatcccTATGCTTGAtgggaaatttattttctttatatgaTAATTTTAAGTCATTTATATCAGTAATACTTTTAACTGATGAACTAGAAAAAGAGTTACTCATCTCTTGAGTGGGGGATAAGCCAGCTGACTTTGGTCTTTGATCTACTTCATGTTCATATTTAGGTTTTACAGGTTCAGAACTAACTGACTGTGTTCTTTGGTCATCATTTTTCAAGTGGGCAGTTTTTAAAGCTATTAACTTTATAGCTGATTCATACACACTGACATAATTAACTTCAAAAAATAGTTCATGAATTATTCTTCTTATATTCAATCGATAATTGTTctctgaaattattttacaaGCTTCAGAATATAAACAAGGATCTTCAAAAAGTCTCGGGTTTTCTTGTTTCAATTGGAGCAAGGCCAGCTTTGATTGCTTGTTCCACAGAGGATTGGAGAGAAGTTCAATGTACTGCAATATTTCTTGCCTTAAATAACctgaaactaaaaaaaaaacaattctgagAGATATCCAAatgtgaacaaaaaatattacaaaatacaTATTTGTTTCTTTGTTGGTTCAACATTCCCAACTGTACAAATAGTATATTAATGAAACCAGCAGATCAATAAATCAGGAAAATGTGAAGTTTTCATTTGCACGATGATGTAATctacagaaaataaaagatacatCACTAACTTCAGTCTGGTTATTACAacaatccagaaaaaaaaacgatttagATTAGAAGTTGATCCAATAAACCAtgtcattgaaaattcataatctAATGGTGAGTGGTGATTTGCTTGATCATTTtcgtgttcaatttcagttcatttttaatACTTCCACAGATTTTAAACTACAATCAACAAGTAGatcggtcaatcaaagttttatgaaacgtttatagaaacaaaaatattgagtGGTGCAAAGATATTATTCAATCTGATAAAATTCAAAGCAAACTGTCACCCTGATTAAAATGCCTAGAAACCCTGGTTTGTCAACTTATACCTGTGAAAATTTGGGACAAAAATTGGGGAATTTATTACTACTCGAGAAATCACTAGAGTTTCAGATGGTGTATACATCGTTTATCGTATACTGTAATTACAAACCACATATGTTGTATCTGAAATTCTcgtattaataataaaataaaaatataatatattaatatataattattgaaaataaaagagagaaaatcttcaatttcaatgaatcgaaATTTAAAAATACTGATTAACACTTGACATATCTGACAGATAAAGCAGGAATTTGATCAATTCTGAAGAGTTTCTCCTTACAGAATTCTGGTATGTTCTAGCCAATGCAACAGATGGTCTATTTCAAAaagttcgaaacaaaataagTGCACACACCAGGATTGCTAGGCATCTTAGCCAATGATAGTTCATGAATTATGAAATGACAAGAACTGTCAATGTTTCAATGTCTGaggttatttcaaaaattaatttaggTTTGAAATAACATACCTGATGATCCTGCTTCCTTTGATGATTTACTTTCTTCACCAAACGTACATTCTAAGCATTGTAGCTTATTATGTAAAAACTCCATATTTGGTTTTATGAACTCCAATTTTTCCTCTATTGCAGAAAATGACGATAACTGGGATTCATTGTCGATATCAGATGATTTAGTGCCTGCTGCATAGAAACGATTAAAATCGTTTCTAATTGGAAATAGATCATTTAAATGTTGTGGCACTGAAATCCCCATGTAGCAAGGAGCTCCAAGTTGAAATCTTTGGCATAAATGATTTCTAGTACTAGTTAGAGATGATAAACTTGAACGGAAAATGAACTCCTCAACAGATGAATTTCTTTCTGCGGGATTCCTGAATAACAAAAGAAATTTTCAGTATTACAAATTGATACTTTGAATATATGAATTACATACATGTCATTAAAAGGTATAGAAAGAGGACTGTTGGCGTCAAAATCGCTACTTGACTGTCTGTTATTCCTCAAAACATGTAAAGTTGTGTAGCCTAAAAGATCTTGATTGCTCAACTTGTGTGAATTACCTTGTTGGgatgatttttcatttgaacctAAATAACCTGCAAATAATCTGTTGAAGTTTATAGTCATTGAATATTTAAAGATAGaacatttaatttgaaataaaatcccCTTTGAGTGCTTGTTTCTCAAGTGGAGCGCTATGTCATTTCTttacaatgtctgtattttcaattttgagctAGTAATTTTATCAAACGATAAGATTGGATttactgatgacgaattcaTACTCAAATTCAATTTATCCATCTAGAAACTTCTTTTCTTTTCCtgtcaattttgaaattattcatacaATCAAGATTAAATTTTGCATTCAAATGTTAAATAACAATTACAAGCTTTATTTGAAATCTCAAGTTGATCACATCACTGGAACCAGAGAAGATTCCAGCAAAGATCATACCGAAATGAGATTTTACgtttagaaataaaaaataaccgacaacaatggcATCATAATGAATCCCATTTCATATattatatgtacctatatacagttatgtggtctccaagggtgcgaTATGTGCTAGAATAAACGAGCTCCACGGCAGTgcttttgtcaattttttttttcaaatgagtagTGATCTTTgagtattcaaataaatctaACACAAGACATTGTTCTTACCACTTTGAGCAGAATCTCGTCTACCAGACTCAGAGTATCTTCTTATTTTTTGCTTTGGTTTGTTATAAGCCACAACATTTGAGGAACTAGGTATGGGACTTAGAGTTTGGCCTTGCATcctaaaaaaatgtttcatgttATATAAAATGATATAAGAAACTTCAAACTTTACATTGGCAATTTGGATCCTGGGTAAAAATCGCCTGAACTCATACTTGATTCAGTTGATCTATTACTGAACTGTTTAGTTAATCCTACTCTTTCACGTAACCTCAATTCATAGTTTTTTGACATCTCAAATGTTTTGCTCTCTGACATTGAAcgttgatgaaatatatttgaataattcctATTATTAGGAAGAGTTGAAGATTTTCTCCAAACCATATGTCTCTCAAAGTTATCTAAAAATTAAAGTAaacatggaaaatattttcattgaatataatactCTATACATTTTAGCAGTGAAATGACCTAAAAAAGGGTTTTTTATTATCGTTTCTAAACTAAATTTTTCCTAGTTTCAGTAGGAAGTCAACATCAACAATTAATTGTAATAATATTCTCatgctttgaatattaaaaaatttgatagCTATGAAAAGAACTGATTGATAAAACTTATTATTTAtaacaattaaaatcaaatgtTCAAAACAAACCTATTTTaaaagaattaaatgaaaacatgaaatttgtATTACAATAAGAACTGATGGCAACAGCAAAGCGAACAAATATCTCCAAACTGTTAAATGTTTCAAAGAATAAGGAGAAGTATCTGGTTGGTATCAAAACCTCAAGAGGTGTGACATCATGCTTTTGCATGCATACCTTCAAGTAAACGATTGGACATTGGAGAACCTCCAAAGCTATATTCTAAAAATCCATCTTCGGATCCATTTTCTGAATCACTAGGTATAAGTGATTCTTCTTGTACTAGAGGCCACAGTTCATGTCTATTATGACGTGTACTAATCCAACCTATAATTTCcagaatatttaaaatttagaGGAATCCCTATaccttggaaatttacccattttatatatttcatcagcaccagCTTGAGTTGTTCCAATAAGCCCTAATGCATAATATGCCGTTCCTCTAACTGAATAAACACTAGCATTTTCAGCTAAACGTATCAATTGAGTAACAACTTCACCAAGCAAAAGTTCAATACCTTCTGAAGAAGTACACAAATGGGCCAAAGCCCAAATGCTTGCTTTCATTTCAAGTATTTCTTCATCAGAACTGTATGGACCATTCGTTACAacctgaaattattgaattaataataaaactCGAACAAATCTAAAAATTTATCACTTCATCATACTTTTAAAAACTTCGTTACTGATCCATGTTCCATTAGAACTTTGAAGCCTTCATTTAATCTAGACAGCTGTCCATATAAGTGAGGAGGAAGATGACGATCTTTATAATTGAACATTCGAGCATTACTCAATCTCTTATCATATTTTCCATCAGGTCCCCTTTGGTGAAGAGTCAAGGAATCGGAAATATCGTCCTCAACTTGTTTAACATATCGGTATGAAAAACATTCATcccattttttaatttcatccaCTATGCTCTTTTCTTTACAAAATTTAGCGAGTCCATTAGAATGAGATAAGATTCTCGCCAACAAAAAAGTTCCTCTCCATCCAAGATTGTCAAAATCAATTGGAGTGTTGATAATTACTTCTAAACATTCTAAAGATTCGCAAGCTTCATGTATTATAGACAAGGCACACAAAGATATGACTTTTGCCTGATCCTTCAGTTGACCAATCAATAAAGGTATTCCCCAGCTTGCAAATTCTGGGATACCCGATCTTAGTAAGATTAATAAGAACTGGGTTGCATACAACCGAGAACTTTCGATATTACATTTTAATACAGCTGCTAAAAGATTTTGGCTCAATGTGTTTTCACTGTAATCCATCGATGAAATGATTAACTTAACGTAACAGTCATTATTAGTTGTTGTAACTAAATTTTGTAAACTGgaaagaataaattaaattgaaaacttatataTCAAGTTATCAAGTGAAATATTTGTATTATCTACTTAATTATATATTTGTATGGAGAATCTTAACTATCCAGTAACTGTGCATGAATAGAGATCCAATatgttatgaataaatattttcaaatccaaatacagaaattgaaaaatttttcatatatcaaTATGAAAAAGTGATTAAAATAAAAGTATAATTGTAAGGTTTTAAAATCATCCCATTTCAGAATATATCAAATGTAATTACCATTGTTAGGAAAAAAGAATATGCATACTGCTTAATGGCCTATGAAAAAGGTGAAATAACCCAGTGTTGAATCTGAAGGATAATCGGAATAGGCAGAAAATTAAGAGTAAATCTTAGCCAAACATGTCAACATTGAAGATGAGTAGAGATGGATCAGTTTCGGTTTTTTGGAGCTCATTAGAAAATCATGGCTCAACCAATTAGCAGCCAAATGTAAAACATTAGGTAACCATAATTGGAAACCAGCAGCTGCATCAAATACTCAATACTTGAAGCAACATAACTCAATCTTTCTCCCCCCCAACTCTCAACCCGAATTTCCGTTAAATTATCCTTTTCATTTAATTACCGGTGCTTCCTTTAAACTTACCATTGAAACATATTAATTTGGTTGAGTATATTCAAACCCAGTTCTGTTGTAGCTAATCTTccaacaaacaagaaataatattgacACTGAGTATTAACCATATGCTGTGGACTGAAAAGACAATCATGAACACTTTTTCCACTAGTAAGTGCATTGATATGGCTCAAAATATCTATGAAGAGatcattcaataatttaacACATTCAGGTTCATTTAATTCTACTAGAAACTGAATAAGTTCAATTCCCACCATGGTGTAGGCTAAACACACTTTAGAAGCACTTAGATCCATGTGTGAAAACTTATTGTTTGAAGGTAGATAAAAATCAACTAAGCGTCTAAGGAAGATTTTGTGGGAACTATCATTCATTGTGAGTTTTATGTTACTTTGTCCCTAAAAAAAGTATATGTAACACATTTAATAAACGACAGAAATAAGCCTTCTACCTTTATGATAATTCTAATCAAATTCCAATTCCATTGCAGATGATCCTTGTGGAGTAAAACACTTGTGTCTTTTACTATATCCTTTGCCGAATGAAAAACGAACTGCAACCCATAAAATGTATTTTAGTATTGAATCAGTTGCTATATTTTACtcttactttttttatttttgattttatacTCCTTCGACGCCgttcattcaataatttgttGAATTTAGTAGTACCTTTAAGACAACTTCCACTTCTCAATATAAAATCTAAATATAAACTATGTGAAACTGGTCTTTTCTTTAATaacctaaaaattaataaataaaaatttgttcatCACAGATGCTGGGAACTATTTACTTATGGAATTGAACTAAGGCAGTTATGGCCCCAATTGCTTGAGGACTGTTTTTTGTTGCATATTCTAAGAGTGTTGGCAGGGCAGATGCAGAAGTACAGCATTCTGATGGCAGTAGAAGTTGAATAAGACGTAACAGTTCTCCTGTAAAGGTCAAAAACGGTAATAGAATAAGGAACAAAAAATTGGCGATGATAtttgcaagaaaaaaaaatgattgaggTCGAAACAAGGTATAACTATACAATATACATAGAAGTGTTTTTTCTTGAATCAGAGTAGTATATCATTACCTAGTAATACAGTAGCTCTCACGCTTATAAAGGTATCACTTGTAGCAATAACTTCAACAAGAGCTTCAATGAGACCATTATTTTGAAAGCAGTATAAAAGGGCAGCCAAATGCATGTCAGTTATTCTTGGAGTATATTTTGCAAGGTGAGGTAATACTGATTGACCTTCTGCAACCACAAAGCCTTCGTTTAACCTCCATGATATCTGAGGCTCACTAGGATCTACTGCACTTAAAGCAACAGACAGTTCATCTGTCCATTCAGGTTGTGGAAGACCTAATAGTTCATATAAAAGATCCAAAATAgctttctagaaaaaaaaaggtaaaaacaACAAACACTTCATTGTGGATATTCATTCTCACCCTAACTTCTAACTGATTGAGATGTAGAATACCTATAATGGCTATTAAACCAGATTTGTTGCTTGGATTGCAAAACTGTAAAATACCAGACCAACTTCTGAGAATTGTGAGCATAGCTAATCGGCTGCAGTTGAATCTTAAATCTCTTTCATCTCTAAAGCAATTAAAACTTATTAGTGGCAAAGATTTTGTTGTCAATAACTATTTGAAAATAGCTGGTTATCATTTTCTATAAATATCTGTAACTACCTGGAGGACTATGTAcatatttgataatttattcTCTCAATTAACAGAAATCATCTACTTTCTGTCAGGCTACCTAAAGTACATCCTTCAAAGTCTCAAAtgttttctaaaatattttgttgtataaaccTTCTCTTGACAGTAATGAACACAACAAAATGGATTATGAGGATTGTATAATGgagacataaaaaaaaatttttttttaaattttggtcTAAGAATCATTTCGTGGGGAGTTCATGGAAAAAAGAGTTACAATTCAttgcaaaaaattgtaaagttcAATAACAAAATCGATTTAATCTAGAATAGACATATATAAATGCAGAATATTCTCAACTGTTTATTTGGTGCCACATCAATTTAATGGCATATATGAAAAGGGAAAAATGAACCTTCCAATAAgcatttgttatttttaaatgCTTCTTCTAGCCACAAGAATATTGTATTGAAAGCACGCAAAAGGTCCTGATTTCATGTTAATGCTTCCATCACCTTTGAATTTCTtgtaaaaattatttctcttcAAAATCTATTTAAACAGAATAATGCTTGCTTATATGTAATATACATACCGATTTTTATCTTTCCAATCATGTTTATAATGAAAATCACAGTAAGGTGTAGCGACAGAGTCTAAGTCAACATCAGCTATTTCCCTTGTACATGGTTTATCCAATAAGTACAGAAGTATACCACATAAGGATTctgaaatttttggaatttgacTTTCCAGTAAATTTCTTGTTATAGCAGCAACTCCGcctgtttcaatgaatttttggcTATTTAATATACCTAAAAGGGTTAATTCTCAGAAATTGTTATTAATCAGAGATGGATATTTACTTATTTCACATAATGTAGCAAGACATATCCTTAGCATTCTATCTTTCTCTTCAATGCCACTATTAGCTAAAGAAATTAGACACCTAACTAaacattcatgaaaatttgatggTGATATCAGAAGGACTTTTCGCATTAGTTTCATGGCTTCCAATCTCTCAGCATCATTCTTTAGTGACAAATCCAGGCATCTTGAATAAGCATATAtataagtatttatttttttcaattctccaaaACTCACCTTGCAGCCAAATAGGGTATagataaattattgaatattacaatatcattttcatttgaaatggtGTGCCTTATAGCTTTTAAGCCTGCAGCACGAATATGGGGTATAGCATGAACTAATGAAACTCTCAGactaaaaatatgaaatgaattatttcttattaGAATGATAAATATTAGTTA
It contains:
- the LOC123681011 gene encoding rapamycin-insensitive companion of mTOR isoform X1 encodes the protein MMTSWMLKHPKLRPDRLRRGKSKDLGEAIDITLEPEHVMKKLISGICDEEKEDKLKFLKAFVDFSKKINGDFGSIGYHVREVLICLRVSLVHAIPHIRAAGLKAIRHTISNENDIVIFNNLSIPYLAARCLDLSLKNDAERLEAMKLMRKVLLISPSNFHECLVRCLISLANSGIEEKDRMLRICLATLCEISILNSQKFIETGGVAAITRNLLESQIPKISESLCGILLYLLDKPCTREIADVDLDSVATPYCDFHYKHDWKDKNRDERDLRFNCSRLAMLTILRSWSGILQFCNPSNKSGLIAIIGILHLNQLEVRKAILDLLYELLGLPQPEWTDELSVALSAVDPSEPQISWRLNEGFVVAEGQSVLPHLAKYTPRITDMHLAALLYCFQNNGLIEALVEVIATSDTFISVRATVLLGELLRLIQLLLPSECCTSASALPTLLEYATKNSPQAIGAITALVQFHKLLKKRPVSHSLYLDFILRSGSCLKGTTKFNKLLNERRRRSIKSKIKKFVFHSAKDIVKDTSVLLHKDHLQWNWNLIRIIIKGQSNIKLTMNDSSHKIFLRRLVDFYLPSNNKFSHMDLSASKVCLAYTMVGIELIQFLVELNEPECVKLLNDLFIDILSHINALTSGKSVHDCLFSPQHMVNTQCQYYFLFVGRLATTELGLNILNQINMFQCLQNLVTTTNNDCYVKLIISSMDYSENTLSQNLLAAVLKCNIESSRLYATQFLLILLRSGIPEFASWGIPLLIGQLKDQAKVISLCALSIIHEACESLECLEVIINTPIDFDNLGWRGTFLLARILSHSNGLAKFCKEKSIVDEIKKWDECFSYRYVKQVEDDISDSLTLHQRGPDGKYDKRLSNARMFNYKDRHLPPHLYGQLSRLNEGFKVLMEHGSVTKFLKVVTNGPYSSDEEILEMKASIWALAHLCTSSEGIELLLGEVVTQLIRLAENASVYSVRGTAYYALGLIGTTQAGADEIYKMGWISTRHNRHELWPLVQEESLIPSDSENGSEDGFLEYSFGGSPMSNRLLEDNFERHMVWRKSSTLPNNRNYSNIFHQRSMSESKTFEMSKNYELRLRERVGLTKQFSNRSTESSMSSGDFYPGSKLPMMQGQTLSPIPSSSNVVAYNKPKQKIRRYSESGRRDSAQSGYLGSNEKSSQQGNSHKLSNQDLLGYTTLHVLRNNRQSSSDFDANSPLSIPFNDMNPAERNSSVEEFIFRSSLSSLTSTRNHLCQRFQLGAPCYMGISVPQHLNDLFPIRNDFNRFYAAGTKSSDIDNESQLSSFSAIEEKLEFIKPNMEFLHNKLQCLECTFGEESKSSKEAGSSVSGYLRQEILQYIELLSNPLWNKQSKLALLQLKQENPRLFEDPCLYSEACKIISENNYRLNIRRIIHELFFEVNYVSVYESAIKLIALKTAHLKNDDQRTQSVSSEPVKPKYEHEVDQRPKSAGLSPTQEMSNSFSSSSVKSITDINDLKLSYKENKFPIKHRDIYEK